Within Mycobacterium botniense, the genomic segment CGGTGGAGCTGCTGCACCAGCTTGCAGCACACAACTACACGACCGAAACGAACCCCCGCCCCAATGGAATGGTCCGGGACTAAACACGTGGGATGTGCCCGGCACGTACGGCGGGTGGACTACCAACCAGCTGATCTGCGACCCGATCACCTACCGGTGCCGCCAATACGTGACACCGTAACCAAAAGGCTAGGTGCTGGATTATGGGACGGATATTCGAACCCCTTCGTTATTCCGATGAAAACCGGCTTCTAGCTGCGAAAACGGCAAGGAATGAGCTGACATGGAGACACGAACCGACATCACGCGACCTGCGGAAACACGAGACAGCATTGACGGTGTCAATGGGGCCGGAAACGCCCCCACGGTCGCCGCGCAGGAATGCCTGCGGACTGAGCTGATCGAGACGGCGGTCGTCGATCGGCCGCCGCTGGCCTACAGCGACGCCGACGTGACTGCGACTGATTTCACCGAGCAATCCGGCGATGACCCGTGGGACGACGACGCGTGGGAGGACGAGTACCGCGCCTACGCATGGGGCACCGTCAAGATTTTCGTGGGCCTGATGGCGGTCGTCGTTGTCGCAGCGGGATGGATCGTCGCGATCGCGTTGATGTCAAAAGGTCACTCTCCAGCGACTGATGCGGCGACGCCCGAGTCAACACCAGCGACGGAGGCGCAAGCACCGCCTGCGCCGCCGACGACAGTAACCTCACCGCCGACGACAGTAACCTCACCGCCGACGACAGTGACGGCGCCGCCGACGACAGTGACGGTCACGCAAACATCCACACCCGTCGCAGCGCCACTGGTG encodes:
- a CDS encoding DUF732 domain-containing protein, yielding METRTDITRPAETRDSIDGVNGAGNAPTVAAQECLRTELIETAVVDRPPLAYSDADVTATDFTEQSGDDPWDDDAWEDEYRAYAWGTVKIFVGLMAVVVVAAGWIVAIALMSKGHSPATDAATPESTPATEAQAPPAPPTTVTSPPTTVTSPPTTVTAPPTTVTVTQTSTPVAAPLVPTAQAPPSRTPDQIFLSEARAGGLVILDDSVAAADARQGCEYLAAGHTARETQELAMRNNPSLTWRDAEVYVRAAIDAYCPQY